In a genomic window of Gemmatimonadota bacterium:
- a CDS encoding acyl-CoA dehydrogenase family protein: MSTSTTQSPAPTASPPAKRDVSEREARNVAEAARETEWTKPSFVRELFLGRLRMDLIDPIPEPAHPDGERGEKFLRDLEAYLKTVDAGVLDAEKGIPQEIRDGLAKLGAFGIKISQEYGGLGLSQRTYSRAIALTGSHSSTISSLLSAHQSIGVPQPLKIFGTPEQKKKYLPRCAKGAISGFALTEVDVGSDPARMTCEATPTEDGEAFILNGNKLWCTNGTVAELLVVMARTPGGEGKKAGITAFIVEMAWEGISVTHRCTFMGLPGIENAVLKFENVRIPKENVILAEGRGLKLALVTLNTGRLSIPWNCAAAGKWCVQVSREWSSVRRQWGQNIGKHEAVAHMIAGMTADTFAMQSVAELGVALADSGNYDIRLEAALAKLYNSEVGWRVVDDTMQIRGGRGYETAESLAARGEAPIAVERALRSMRINRIFEGSSEIMRLFIAREAVDPHLQKAGAVADPDAKLGAKIKDSIGLGFYMARWLGGTLFGRGRMAYSRYGALAGHVAYAGKASRRLARTIARAMVRFGPKLERRQAVLFRLVDVGAEIFAMCATVAYASQKLRENPSDRSPEKLADLVCRRARRRIEELFDRVFSPVDQPAYKLAQEVLAGEYRWLEKGILPPPAPEGVER; the protein is encoded by the coding sequence ACCGAATGGACCAAGCCGAGCTTCGTCCGCGAGCTCTTTCTCGGACGGCTTCGGATGGACCTCATCGATCCCATCCCGGAACCGGCGCATCCCGACGGCGAACGAGGAGAGAAGTTTCTCCGCGACCTCGAGGCGTATCTGAAGACCGTGGACGCCGGAGTCCTCGACGCGGAGAAGGGGATCCCGCAGGAGATCCGCGACGGGCTAGCCAAGCTCGGCGCCTTCGGGATCAAGATTTCGCAGGAGTACGGCGGCCTCGGGCTCTCGCAGCGAACTTACTCGCGGGCGATCGCCCTCACGGGATCGCACTCCTCGACGATCAGCAGCCTTCTCTCCGCGCACCAGTCCATCGGTGTGCCGCAGCCCCTCAAGATCTTCGGGACGCCGGAGCAGAAGAAGAAGTATCTCCCACGCTGCGCGAAGGGTGCGATCTCGGGTTTCGCGCTGACGGAAGTGGACGTCGGGAGCGACCCCGCCCGCATGACCTGTGAGGCGACGCCGACGGAAGACGGCGAGGCCTTCATCCTGAACGGCAACAAGCTCTGGTGCACGAACGGAACCGTCGCCGAGCTCCTCGTGGTCATGGCGCGGACCCCAGGGGGCGAAGGAAAGAAGGCCGGGATCACGGCCTTCATCGTCGAGATGGCGTGGGAGGGCATTTCGGTCACCCACCGCTGCACTTTCATGGGATTGCCGGGAATCGAAAACGCGGTTCTCAAGTTCGAAAACGTCCGCATTCCGAAGGAGAATGTAATCCTCGCGGAGGGCCGGGGTCTCAAGCTCGCCCTCGTGACGCTCAACACGGGGCGCCTGTCTATTCCCTGGAACTGCGCGGCGGCCGGAAAGTGGTGCGTGCAAGTCTCGAGGGAATGGTCGTCCGTGCGTCGCCAGTGGGGCCAGAACATCGGGAAACACGAGGCTGTCGCCCACATGATCGCGGGGATGACCGCGGACACCTTCGCCATGCAGTCGGTCGCGGAACTCGGCGTCGCCCTCGCGGACTCCGGAAACTACGATATCCGCCTCGAGGCAGCGCTCGCGAAGCTCTACAACTCGGAAGTCGGTTGGCGCGTCGTGGACGATACGATGCAGATCCGGGGTGGAAGGGGTTACGAGACCGCTGAGTCGCTCGCGGCGCGGGGCGAGGCTCCGATCGCGGTCGAGCGGGCGCTCCGTTCGATGCGCATCAACCGGATCTTCGAGGGGTCGTCGGAGATCATGCGTCTCTTCATCGCGCGCGAAGCCGTCGATCCGCACCTTCAGAAGGCGGGAGCCGTCGCGGATCCGGACGCGAAGCTCGGGGCCAAGATCAAGGACTCGATCGGCCTCGGCTTCTACATGGCACGCTGGCTCGGAGGCACGCTCTTCGGGCGCGGTCGGATGGCCTATTCGAGATACGGCGCCCTCGCGGGGCACGTGGCTTATGCCGGCAAGGCGTCCCGCCGCCTCGCCCGAACCATCGCTCGCGCGATGGTTCGCTTCGGGCCGAAGCTGGAGCGCCGGCAGGCCGTGCTCTTCCGCCTCGTAGACGTCGGGGCCGAGATCTTCGCCATGTGCGCGACCGTCGCCTACGCCTCGCAAAAGCTCCGTGAAAATCCGTCCGACCGGTCGCCCGAGAAACTGGCGGACCTCGTATGCCGCCGGGCCCGCCGGCGGATCGAAGAACTCTTCGACCGGGTCTTCTCCCCGGTGGACCAGCCGGCGTACAAGCTCGCGCAGGAGGTCCTGGCCGGAGAGTATCGCTGGCTCGAGAAGGGAATCCTGCCGCCGCCCGCG